The DNA window GTTTTTTGAATCTGTTCGAAATCTTGAAACTTACTTTTACGATAAGGTTCATGATAAACATCCTTTTGCATCATACGTCCAGCAGTTTCCCAATCTCCCTTTACTAAAGCGGCGGCTAAAACATTTCCTGATGCACCACCTCGTGTTGCCGTTTTATGCAACAAGCTTTCAGGCAGTAAATTTCGTGAGTCTGAAGTTAAAAACTCAGTAGGCGGAACCAAAATGACTACACCAATTTCAACTTCTGGTACGTGGATAACTTCTAAATTTTCCTCATCAAAATACGAAATCGTCAATCCACCAAGAAGTGATGCTGAAACGTTATCTGGATGTCCTTCCATTTCAGTCCCGATTTTCAGTTTTTCTTTCATCGAAAGCTGCAAACCAATTAATCGGTCCGCAATTTCTATACCTGCAGCAATGGCTGATGCACTGCTACCGAGTCCTCTACTTAATGGAATTTCTGTATCGATGATCAATTTTGCAGTTGGTAATGTCCGCTTGTATTGGTCCGCAACTGCTTGGGCTGTTGCAACGATTAAATTGTCAGTGCCCGTTGCAAGCTGCTTGTATCCTGAATCTTTGTATTCAACATGCCACGTAGACGAGGGAGAGACATGAACAAACATATGAAGGTCTAAAGCCAGACCAATCGAATCAAATCCAGGACCAAGATTTGCAGTAGAAGCTGGAACCGTCACTGAAAATTCTTTCCAACTCATACGTTCACTCCTTTTTTTAAATCCTCCCAAAATTGTTCCATGTCTTCAGGAACGAGTAGCGCTTTGTGCTGATTAACTGAGATCGCAGTTTCTGGATCTTTTAGTCCATTACCCGTTAATACTGCAACTACTTTCGATCCTTTTTCCAGAAGACCATTTTCAACTTGCTTTTTAATGCCCGCAATCGACGCACATGAAGCCGGCTCTGCAAAAACCCCTTCAGTTGAAGCTAACATTTGATAAGCTTCAAGAATTTCTTCATCAGTAGCCGCTAAAATTGTGCCGTTTGATTCATCTAAAGCATTGAGAGCTAACTGCCAACTTGCTGGATTGCCGATACGGATAGCTGTAGCGACAGTTTCTGGGTTTTCCACGACTTTATTGTGGACGATTGGTGCTGCACCAGCTGCCTGAATGCCGAGAAGTACTGGTCTTTTTTCACCAGTACGCTCTGCGTATTCTGTGAAACCTTTCCAAGATGCTGAGATATTGCCAGCATTGCCCACTGGTAAGGCAAAGACGTCTGGCACTTGCCCTAATTGATTGATGACTTCAAAGGCGATTGTTTTTTGCCCTTCTAAACGGTATGGATTTACGGAGTTAACTAATGCGATTCCCGCTTCTTGACCGACTTCTCTTACCATTTGAAGAGCTTCATCAAAATTCCCTTTAATCTCAAGAATTTCTGCTCCGTACATCTTAGCTTGTGCTAATTTCCCGAGTGCAATACGACCTTCTGGAATCACCACAATAGTGCGCATACCTGCTCTGGCACCGTAAGCTGCAGCTGATGCGGAAGTATTTCCTGTTGATGCACAGATCAATACTGTTTTACCTTCTTCTTTTGCTTTAGCAACCGCCATTACCATACCGCGGTCTTTAAATGAACCTGTTGGATTTGCACCTTCTAATTTCACGTAAAGCTCAATGCCCCATTCTTTTGATAGCTTCTCCAAATGTACGAGCGGCGTATTACCCTCTTGTAAAGTTAGTGAAGGGGTATTATCTGTAACCGGTAACCACTCTTTATGTTCTTCAATTAGTCCTTGCCATCTCATGCTGTTTCCTCCCCTTCTACGCGGTAATGGCTAATGACGCTTGCCGTTCCTTCTACATCTTTTAACACATCTAAATGTTGCTGACGTGAAATTTGATGTGTTAATAACACTAGTTCTGCTTTGCCTTGTTCACCTGCTGGCGATTGAATTACTGATTGAATACTTGCCCCATGTTTACTGTATATTGATGTCATTTTTGATAGCACACCAACTTCATCATTTACGAGCAAGCGGTGACAATATTTCGCAAAGCATTTTGCTTCTGGTTTGATGACACGTTCGTGCTGTGCAGCATGGGCACGTTTACCGTTAACACCTAATTGTAAATTACGGCAAGCTGCAATAATGTCAGACACGACAGACGTTGCGGTCGGTAAAGACCCCGCTCCTGGCCCATATAACATCGTTTCTCCTACAGCATCTCCGTATATGTATACTGCGTTAAATTCATTGTTTACTGACGCCAGTGGATGTGAGTTGGCTAGGAAGATTGGTTCTACGGAAACTTCGATGCCATCTTCGTCTTTTGTCGAAGATCCAACCATTTTCATCGTATAGCCAAATTTATTTGCTAGCTCTAAATCTCCGTCGCGAATTTCCTTCATGCCTCTAACAAGAACATCATCTAAATGAACTTCCGTTGAAAATGCCAGCGAAGATAAAATAACCATTTTGCGTGCAGCATCGAGACCATCTACGTCTGCTGACGGATCAGCTTCTGCATAACCCAATGCAGTAGCTTCAGCCAAAGCATCTTCATATGTCATATTTTCTTTTTTCATTTTTGTCAAAATAAAGTTTGTTGTGCCGTTAACGATTCCCATTAAACTAGAAATACGATCCGAAGCTAATCCATCTTCTAATGTACGGATGATCGGTACACCACCTGCTACACTTGCTTCATAAAACAGGTCGCATTTTTCAGCATCTGCTAGCTTTAATAGATCGTGACCAAATTCTGCCATGATGTCTTTATTGGCTGTGACCACTTGCTTGCCTGCTTTGAGTGCTTTTTCAATAGCTGTTTTCGCGCCATTTACACCACCCATAACTTCAACGATGATATCGAGAGAAGAATCATTTAAGATTTCTTCTATATCTGTAGTAAAAACACTCGGATCTAAGCTAGAAAGCCGATCTTTTGTTGTATCTCTGACCAGTACTTTCTTGATTGAAACTTGGGCACCTAATTTATGACGCAGATCCTGCTGATGCTGCTGAATGATTGTAGCAACTCCGCTGCCCACCGTTCCAAGACCTAATAATCCGATTGATATTTCGTTTTTCATTGACGATTCCTCCTAGGGTGTGTACACTGTGAAAAAACAACTGTTTTTGTCATAGAGACATTATAGTATTATATTTAAGTTAAAACAACCCTTTTACAGACTATTAAAAAAGATGGGACTTGATTGGATGAAAGTAAGCAAATTTGGCGGAACTTCAGTAGCTTGTGCTCAACAAATAAAAAAAGTGGCCGCGATTGTTAAAGCTGAGCCATCTCGTAAAATTGTCGTTGTCTCTGCACCTGGCAAACGATTTGCTGGAGACGTCAAGGTAACAGATTTGCTGATCAATTTATCAGCTGCTGCACTTCGTGATGAACCAACAGATATTCCTCTTGCTAAAGTTGTGGAAAGATACGCACAAATCACAAGCGAATTAGGGTTAGATAACGAAATTACAACGATCATCGAAACAGACCTCTTAAATCGTCTTCAAGCAGATAAAAGCTCTCCGCCTCTTTTTGCGGATTTGATCAAAGCTAGCGGTGAAGATAACTCTGCGAAACTGATTGCTGCTTACTTAACGTCAATCGGAATGCCTGCGGATTATGTTAATCCGTTCGATGCAGGTTTATTTGTTAATGACTTGCCAGAGCGTGCACAAGCTCTTCCAGAAGCTTACGAGCGACTAGCTGATTTGAAAAATAAAAATACCATAACGGTGTTCCCTGGCTTTTTCGGATATACAAAAGGCGGAACATTACGGACATTCGAACGTGGCGGCTCCGATATTACTGGATCGATTCTTGCAGCTGCAGTAAAAGCCGAGCTTTATGAAAACTTTACCGACGTTGACTGTGTCTTTGCGGCGAACCCGCAAGTAGTTGAGAATCCTGTGGAAATTCAGGAAATGACTTACCGAGAAATGCGAGAACTTTCATATGCAGGATTTGCTGTCTTGCATGACGAAGCACTTATGCCTGTTTTTAAAGCTGCTGTTCCTTTATGCATCCGTAATACAAATAACCCTTCTGCACCGGGTACAATGATTGTCGCAGAGCGTGACCATTCACTCCGCCCAGTAACAGGGATATCAGCTGATAGTGGTTTCTCGACTTTATATGTTAGTAAATACTTAATGAACCGTGAAATTGGTTTTGGTCGCAAACTGCTTCAAATTTTAGAAGATGAAAATATTTCATACGAGCACATCCCATCTGGAATTGATAATTTATCCGTTATTTTACGTAGTCACCAATTAACAAAGGACAAAGAACAACGCATTATTGACCGTGTAAAATCTGAACTATGCGCTGATGACGTCCATATCCGAAGCGATTTTTCGATGATTGTTTTAGTTGGAGAAGGCATGAACAACCAAAAGGGGTTAACAGCACGCGCAGCCAACGCATTTGCACGAACAGGCGTTAATATCGAGATGATTAACCAGGGATCTTCTGAAGTAAGTTTAGTGTTCGGCATACTAAAAGAAGACGAACAAAAAATTCTAAATGAATTGTATAAAGAGTTTTTTGAGCCTGCTTTGGTTCATTGAATCTTTGAAAATTATAAAACAAAGCCCTTAGCCGAATTTGGCAAGGGCTTTGTTTTATTTATATCCTGTTTTCGACCAGAAGAATTGTTACAGCTAAACCAATTTTTCAATTCTGCTTTACGTTGATTCCCCTATTACTCCAAAGTCTGGATAAACTGTTCTAATCGGTTCATTCCCTCTTCAAGAACAGCCATGCTGTAAGCATAAGAAATGCGCACAAATCCTTCGCCGTATTTTGTGAATGCAGAGCCTGGCACGGCAGCTACTCCACCTTCTTTTAGTAGCCGCATCGCAAAATCATAAGAAGGCATGCCAAATTTTTCAACCGAAGGAAAAATGTAAAACGCACCTTTTGGCAAAATTACATCGATTCCCATATCCGTTAATCGTTTATAAACAAAATCTCTTCGTTTGATGTATTCGATGTTCATTACAGCGGGAACATGGCGCTGATTTTTCATCGCTTCAAGCGCCGCATATTGACTCGGCACAGCCGCACAAATTGCGTTGTATTGATGTACCTTTAACACATGTTGCATATACATTTCCGGTCCTAATACAAAACCAATTCGCCAACCCGTCATCGAATGAGATTTTGATAAACCATGAACGAGGAATGTTCGGTCCCGTAATGTGTCAAAGCGCGCAAAAGTCGAATGCTTTTCTCCATACGAATTTTCGCTATAAATTTCATCGGTAACAATAAATACTTTATGCCTTTCGAGAACAGCTGCAACTTTTTCAAGTTGTGCTGATTCCATTGTGACCCCAGTTGGATTCGAAGGGAAATTCATCAATACCGCTTTCGTACGTTCTGTGATTAAACTCTCAAGACGCTGTGGATCTGGTTGAAATCCAGTATCCGAAGTATCCAAATAAACTACCTTGCCTCCGCACAATTGAATAATTGGTTCATATCCGGGATACGCAGGTGCAGGCAAAATAACTTCATCTCCCTCTTCCAAAATCGATCGAAAAAGAGAATCTAATCCTTCACTAGCACCATTTGTCACAATGATTTCTGTTTGTGGATTAAATGGTAATGCATATGTGTCTTGGAAAAAAAGAGCGATTTCTGCTCGCAATTCAAGTAACCCTGCGTTATGCGTATAGCTTGTTTGATTGTTCTCGATTGCTGTAATGGCCGCTTTTTTTACCGCTTCAGGAGTCGGAAAATCAGGCTGTCCGATTGTTAAGTTAATCGCGTCGGGATAATCAATCAATTGATTTGAAAACTGACGAATACCTGAAATTTGAATAGACTCGATACGGCTATTAATCGATATGCTCATAGGTGACAACCTCTCTATTAACTAAATCGAACTAAAGAAAAGAAGCTCTTCTTTAGTTCGATTTATCGTATAAATTTTCGTTATTCGTAAAGTCCCGGCAACCATAAAGATAAAGCCGGAATAAACGTGATAATTAACAAACAAACAATCATTGAAAGCAAGAACGGTATGACTGCGAAGGCAATTTTTTCAAACCGAACGCCTCCTACACTCGATGCAACAAATAAGTTTACACCAAGCGGTGGTGTAACAAATCCAATTGCCAAATTGGCTACAAGAATAACACCAAAATGCACAGGGTCTACGCCGACCGTTACAACAATCGGTAGCAAAATCGGCGTTAACACAACTAAGGCCGAAATTGTATCGATGAACATCCCAACTACAAGGAGCAATAAGTTAATTGCAAGTAAAATAACAAGCGGATTGCTTGATAATGCAGTCAAATAATCAGAGATTTCTCCGGGAATTTGTTCAATTGTCATAAAGTAAGCAAAAGATACCGACAGTCCAATTATGATCATCGTAGTAGAGTTAATGACAATGGCTTGTCTAAAGCTTTCGTAAAGACCTTGCCAAGTTAATTCTTTGTAAACGAATTTGCCAATAATTATAGCATACACGACTGCAACAACGGCTGCTTCTGTAGGAGAAAAAATCCCGCCATATATTCCCCCGAGAATTATAACCGGGATCAGTAACGCCCATTTGGCATCCCAAAAAGTTACTAATACATCTTTGAATTTAAAAGTTGAGTCTTTTCCTGGCTCGGGTTTGTACCCGCGTTTTTTTG is part of the Planococcus sp. PAMC 21323 genome and encodes:
- the thrB gene encoding homoserine kinase; this encodes MSWKEFSVTVPASTANLGPGFDSIGLALDLHMFVHVSPSSTWHVEYKDSGYKQLATGTDNLIVATAQAVADQYKRTLPTAKLIIDTEIPLSRGLGSSASAIAAGIEIADRLIGLQLSMKEKLKIGTEMEGHPDNVSASLLGGLTISYFDEENLEVIHVPEVEIGVVILVPPTEFLTSDSRNLLPESLLHKTATRGGASGNVLAAALVKGDWETAGRMMQKDVYHEPYRKSKFQDFEQIQKTCSELEVYGMAISGAGPSLFIAVEKGQEKIIAAHLAEKFPLYESLITKPSSKGIKICETVL
- the thrC gene encoding threonine synthase, which produces MRWQGLIEEHKEWLPVTDNTPSLTLQEGNTPLVHLEKLSKEWGIELYVKLEGANPTGSFKDRGMVMAVAKAKEEGKTVLICASTGNTSASAAAYGARAGMRTIVVIPEGRIALGKLAQAKMYGAEILEIKGNFDEALQMVREVGQEAGIALVNSVNPYRLEGQKTIAFEVINQLGQVPDVFALPVGNAGNISASWKGFTEYAERTGEKRPVLLGIQAAGAAPIVHNKVVENPETVATAIRIGNPASWQLALNALDESNGTILAATDEEILEAYQMLASTEGVFAEPASCASIAGIKKQVENGLLEKGSKVVAVLTGNGLKDPETAISVNQHKALLVPEDMEQFWEDLKKGVNV
- a CDS encoding homoserine dehydrogenase; its protein translation is MKNEISIGLLGLGTVGSGVATIIQQHQQDLRHKLGAQVSIKKVLVRDTTKDRLSSLDPSVFTTDIEEILNDSSLDIIVEVMGGVNGAKTAIEKALKAGKQVVTANKDIMAEFGHDLLKLADAEKCDLFYEASVAGGVPIIRTLEDGLASDRISSLMGIVNGTTNFILTKMKKENMTYEDALAEATALGYAEADPSADVDGLDAARKMVILSSLAFSTEVHLDDVLVRGMKEIRDGDLELANKFGYTMKMVGSSTKDEDGIEVSVEPIFLANSHPLASVNNEFNAVYIYGDAVGETMLYGPGAGSLPTATSVVSDIIAACRNLQLGVNGKRAHAAQHERVIKPEAKCFAKYCHRLLVNDEVGVLSKMTSIYSKHGASIQSVIQSPAGEQGKAELVLLTHQISRQQHLDVLKDVEGTASVISHYRVEGEETA
- a CDS encoding aspartate kinase codes for the protein MKVSKFGGTSVACAQQIKKVAAIVKAEPSRKIVVVSAPGKRFAGDVKVTDLLINLSAAALRDEPTDIPLAKVVERYAQITSELGLDNEITTIIETDLLNRLQADKSSPPLFADLIKASGEDNSAKLIAAYLTSIGMPADYVNPFDAGLFVNDLPERAQALPEAYERLADLKNKNTITVFPGFFGYTKGGTLRTFERGGSDITGSILAAAVKAELYENFTDVDCVFAANPQVVENPVEIQEMTYREMRELSYAGFAVLHDEALMPVFKAAVPLCIRNTNNPSAPGTMIVAERDHSLRPVTGISADSGFSTLYVSKYLMNREIGFGRKLLQILEDENISYEHIPSGIDNLSVILRSHQLTKDKEQRIIDRVKSELCADDVHIRSDFSMIVLVGEGMNNQKGLTARAANAFARTGVNIEMINQGSSEVSLVFGILKEDEQKILNELYKEFFEPALVH
- a CDS encoding aminotransferase class I/II-fold pyridoxal phosphate-dependent enzyme produces the protein MSISINSRIESIQISGIRQFSNQLIDYPDAINLTIGQPDFPTPEAVKKAAITAIENNQTSYTHNAGLLELRAEIALFFQDTYALPFNPQTEIIVTNGASEGLDSLFRSILEEGDEVILPAPAYPGYEPIIQLCGGKVVYLDTSDTGFQPDPQRLESLITERTKAVLMNFPSNPTGVTMESAQLEKVAAVLERHKVFIVTDEIYSENSYGEKHSTFARFDTLRDRTFLVHGLSKSHSMTGWRIGFVLGPEMYMQHVLKVHQYNAICAAVPSQYAALEAMKNQRHVPAVMNIEYIKRRDFVYKRLTDMGIDVILPKGAFYIFPSVEKFGMPSYDFAMRLLKEGGVAAVPGSAFTKYGEGFVRISYAYSMAVLEEGMNRLEQFIQTLE
- a CDS encoding TRAP transporter large permease, which translates into the protein MTIALLFGTLFVCLLIGVPIAIALGVSALTAIYFGTTLPLSIITQKAFTSLDSFPLLAIPFFMLAGILMGKGGVSKRLLAFAASLVGWMTGGLGMVTIVACMFFAAISGSGPATVAAIGGFMIPAMVARKYDGGFASAVAAAAGSIGVIIPPSIPFVLYGVIGGVSVGSMFLAGIIPGIIIGSGLLLTAYIISKKRGYKPEPGKDSTFKFKDVLVTFWDAKWALLIPVIILGGIYGGIFSPTEAAVVAVVYAIIIGKFVYKELTWQGLYESFRQAIVINSTTMIIIGLSVSFAYFMTIEQIPGEISDYLTALSSNPLVILLAINLLLLVVGMFIDTISALVVLTPILLPIVVTVGVDPVHFGVILVANLAIGFVTPPLGVNLFVASSVGGVRFEKIAFAVIPFLLSMIVCLLIITFIPALSLWLPGLYE